A single Thermaerobacter sp. FW80 DNA region contains:
- a CDS encoding methylglyoxal synthase, which yields MRVALIAHDKKKPELLEFVRRYRDVLAQHELVATGTTGRMVAEATGLPVHCFLSGPLGGDQQIGSEIAAGRIDVVFFLRDPLTAHPHEPDVSALLRLCDVHNLPIATNLGTAEAVMAHLARMSAARADEQRQGGGDRSPRLGVS from the coding sequence GTGCGCGTGGCGCTGATCGCCCACGACAAGAAGAAGCCGGAGCTGCTGGAGTTCGTCCGCCGCTATCGGGACGTCCTGGCCCAGCACGAGCTGGTGGCCACAGGAACCACGGGGCGCATGGTCGCGGAGGCCACGGGCCTGCCGGTCCACTGCTTCCTGTCGGGGCCCCTGGGCGGCGACCAGCAGATCGGGAGCGAGATCGCCGCCGGCCGCATCGACGTGGTCTTCTTCCTGCGCGACCCCCTGACGGCCCATCCCCACGAGCCCGACGTCTCCGCGCTGCTCCGCCTCTGCGACGTCCACAACCTGCCCATCGCGACGAACCTGGGCACGGCCGAGGCGGTCATGGCTCACCTCGCGCGGATGAGCGCGGCCCGTGCGGACGAACAACGGCAAGGAGGCGGGGACCGAAGCCCCCGCCTCGGGGTGTCCTGA
- a CDS encoding alpha/beta-type small acid-soluble spore protein: MAQGQQRNRALFRGAEPALDRFKYEVAQELGIQVPQDGYWGDMPTRLTGAVGGHMVRRMIALAEQQLAQQGTLPPVSQQIPGQQTR, encoded by the coding sequence ATGGCCCAGGGTCAGCAGCGGAACCGCGCCCTGTTCCGCGGTGCGGAGCCGGCGCTGGACCGCTTCAAGTATGAGGTAGCGCAGGAGCTCGGCATTCAGGTTCCCCAGGACGGCTACTGGGGTGACATGCCCACCCGTCTGACGGGCGCCGTGGGCGGTCACATGGTGCGGCGGATGATCGCGCTGGCCGAGCAGCAGCTGGCGCAGCAGGGCACCCTGCCGCCGGTAAGCCAGCAGATCCCCGGCCAGCAGACCCGGTGA